Proteins from a single region of Segatella copri:
- the ald gene encoding alanine dehydrogenase, translating to MKIGIPKEIKNNENRVGMTPAGVAEFIRHGHEVMVQHTAGENSGFADEAYEKVGAIILPDIQSVYREAEMIVKVKEPIAEEYPLIHQDQLVFTYFHFACDKELTDAMLKSGAVCLAYETVETDNHHLPLLIPMSEVAGRMAIINGAFYLQKTKGGKGKLMSGVPGVNRVKVLVLGGGTVGEAAARMAAGMGADVWITDISLPRLRQLEMELPINVHTLYSNEHNIRRELTDVDIVVGSVLVPGDKAPHLITKDMLKLMEPGTVLVDVAIDQGGCFETSHPTTHSDPTYMVDGIVHYAVANIPGAVPNTSTTALTNATLKYALALADKGWRKACKEDKALYRGLNIVNGKVVFKAVADVFGLEYEEMIL from the coding sequence TGACACCAGCAGGAGTAGCTGAATTCATTCGACATGGTCACGAAGTGATGGTTCAGCATACGGCTGGAGAGAACAGCGGATTTGCTGATGAAGCGTATGAAAAGGTAGGAGCCATAATCTTACCCGACATTCAGAGTGTATATCGTGAGGCGGAAATGATTGTAAAGGTGAAAGAGCCTATCGCTGAGGAATATCCACTGATCCATCAAGACCAGCTTGTATTCACTTATTTCCATTTTGCCTGTGACAAGGAACTTACCGATGCCATGCTCAAGAGTGGTGCTGTCTGTCTGGCTTATGAGACTGTGGAGACAGATAACCACCATTTGCCTTTACTCATTCCGATGAGTGAAGTAGCTGGAAGAATGGCCATTATTAATGGTGCTTTTTATCTGCAGAAGACAAAGGGAGGAAAAGGAAAACTGATGAGTGGTGTACCTGGTGTGAACCGCGTCAAGGTTTTGGTATTGGGCGGCGGAACCGTAGGAGAAGCTGCAGCAAGAATGGCTGCAGGAATGGGAGCTGATGTATGGATTACAGATATCAGTTTGCCTCGTCTTCGTCAGTTAGAGATGGAGCTGCCTATCAATGTACACACGCTCTATTCCAACGAGCATAATATTCGTAGAGAATTGACAGATGTGGATATCGTTGTGGGTAGTGTGCTCGTACCAGGTGATAAGGCGCCGCATCTTATCACGAAAGATATGTTGAAATTGATGGAGCCAGGAACAGTACTTGTTGATGTAGCAATCGATCAGGGTGGCTGTTTCGAGACATCGCATCCAACCACACATTCTGATCCGACATATATGGTCGATGGAATCGTTCATTATGCAGTAGCTAATATTCCTGGTGCTGTGCCGAATACCTCTACTACAGCCTTGACCAATGCTACGCTGAAATATGCATTGGCGCTTGCTGATAAGGGTTGGCGAAAGGCCTGCAAGGAGGATAAAGCCCTGTATAGGGGGTTGAATATCGTAAATGGAAAGGTGGTATTCAAGGCCGTAGCGGATGTCTTCGGACTGGAATATGAAGAAATGATACTCTAA